A window of Ignisphaera sp. contains these coding sequences:
- a CDS encoding PadR family transcriptional regulator produces MRPMDRGIAKAFVLKLLVERPLNGYEIMKRINEITGFVPSPGHIYMLLKKLEKEDLVDVTVTYFGGRRVRLYKLSEKGRKFLEDNKDLVNRVDIYIERFRRAKEIELHKLLKVAYNIFGSLDRMSNEKIEYLRNVIENFVKDINKVIGW; encoded by the coding sequence ATGAGACCTATGGATAGAGGGATAGCTAAAGCTTTTGTCCTTAAGCTTCTTGTAGAGAGACCTCTAAATGGTTATGAGATTATGAAGAGAATTAATGAGATCACAGGTTTTGTTCCAAGTCCCGGCCACATATATATGCTGCTTAAGAAACTTGAGAAAGAGGATCTAGTTGATGTTACTGTAACTTATTTTGGTGGAAGAAGAGTTAGACTGTATAAGCTTTCAGAGAAAGGTAGAAAGTTTCTTGAAGATAATAAGGATTTAGTTAATCGTGTTGATATATATATCGAGCGTTTCAGAAGAGCAAAAGAGATAGAGTTGCATAAGCTTCTGAAAGTTGCTTATAATATCTTTGGGTCTCTCGACAGAATGTCTAACGAGAAGATCGAGTATCTCAGGAATGTTATAGAGAACTTTGTTAAAGATATCAATAAGGTTATAGGTTGGTAG
- a CDS encoding MBL fold metallo-hydrolase, which produces MYSIKLFVLGFFNTNTYVVYNEHTLDGIIVDPGGYGKDLVEWIKSMGLNIVAIMATHGHFDHLEGVNKLRDKFDAEFLIHRDDLEILDYNYDLARQFNIDYRKVEPDKVIDREGYHRFKSIEVYILHTPGHTPGSITIYIPSISSLLTGDTLFSGSVGTTELPGGCEEDLLKSLCKIYSLYPLETIVLPGHGPKSTLDKEYRANLFVINALNSCRYR; this is translated from the coding sequence ATGTATAGCATTAAGTTATTTGTCCTAGGATTCTTTAATACTAATACCTATGTAGTGTACAATGAACATACATTAGATGGCATTATAGTTGATCCAGGTGGTTATGGTAAGGATTTAGTAGAATGGATAAAATCTATGGGTTTGAATATAGTAGCAATTATGGCAACTCATGGACATTTTGATCATTTAGAAGGTGTTAATAAACTTAGAGACAAATTTGATGCAGAATTCCTAATCCATAGAGACGATCTCGAGATTCTAGATTATAACTATGATTTGGCTAGACAGTTCAATATAGATTACAGAAAGGTAGAGCCAGATAAGGTTATTGATAGAGAGGGGTATCATAGATTTAAATCTATAGAGGTATACATACTGCACACACCTGGACATACACCAGGCTCAATAACTATCTATATACCATCTATATCTTCGCTATTGACAGGTGATACACTATTCTCTGGATCTGTAGGAACTACTGAACTACCTGGAGGTTGTGAAGAAGATCTTCTGAAGAGTTTGTGCAAAATCTATAGCTTATATCCTCTAGAAACAATAGTGTTACCAGGACATGGTCCTAAATCAACTTTAGATAAAGAGTATAGAGCTAACTTATTTGTTATTAATGCTCTCAATAGTTGTCGATATAGGTAA
- a CDS encoding ATP-binding cassette domain-containing protein produces MDIVAVENLVKKFKDVVAVNGISFKIRRGEIYALLGPNGAGKTTTIHIIATILKPTSGNVFVAGYDVVENPDKVRKHIGIVFQDPSLDLDLTAYDNMYIHGKLYGLRGPELEKKIMNLLEFVELKEYASKYVRYFSGGMRRRLEIARGLLHEPELLILDEPTIGLDPQSRARIWDYIKRLKKEKDMTILMTTHYMDEAEELAHRIAIMDHGKIIAEGSVEELKSMIGSDVIYVTLDNRNIDICETIKFVNSCRWISLDRVEIVVDNASKALPEIFSIVDRLGVKVKEVSYRRPTLNEVFLHLTGKELRDSLESTSIPPRFRIWR; encoded by the coding sequence ATGGATATAGTTGCTGTTGAAAATCTCGTTAAGAAATTCAAAGATGTAGTTGCTGTTAATGGTATAAGCTTTAAGATCAGGAGAGGCGAGATATATGCTCTTTTAGGTCCTAATGGAGCTGGAAAAACAACAACTATCCATATAATAGCTACAATACTTAAACCAACAAGCGGAAATGTTTTTGTAGCTGGATACGATGTTGTTGAGAATCCAGATAAGGTTAGGAAACACATAGGCATAGTGTTTCAGGATCCTAGTCTAGATCTAGATCTAACTGCATATGATAATATGTATATTCATGGAAAACTCTATGGACTGAGGGGTCCAGAACTTGAGAAGAAGATAATGAATTTACTGGAATTTGTTGAACTAAAGGAATATGCATCTAAATATGTAAGATACTTTAGTGGAGGTATGAGGAGAAGACTTGAGATAGCTAGAGGTCTTCTTCATGAACCAGAGTTGCTGATTCTAGATGAACCAACTATTGGTTTAGATCCCCAATCTAGGGCAAGGATATGGGACTACATAAAAAGATTGAAGAAAGAGAAAGATATGACCATACTGATGACCACACACTATATGGATGAAGCTGAAGAACTTGCGCATAGGATAGCTATAATGGATCACGGAAAAATTATAGCTGAGGGTAGTGTTGAAGAGCTTAAGTCTATGATTGGAAGCGATGTTATATATGTAACTTTGGATAATAGAAATATAGATATATGTGAAACTATAAAGTTCGTTAATAGCTGTAGATGGATTTCATTAGATAGAGTAGAAATTGTTGTAGATAATGCTTCAAAAGCTCTCCCAGAGATATTCTCAATAGTAGATAGACTAGGGGTTAAAGTTAAAGAAGTGAGTTACCGTAGACCTACACTAAATGAGGTATTTCTACATCTAACTGGTAAAGAACTTAGAGATTCACTTGAATCAACATCTATTCCACCTAGATTCAGAATATGGAGGTGA
- a CDS encoding DUF72 domain-containing protein, which translates to MEIFIGTSGWLYDWNIDGTLNWYLQNSRLNAIELNASFYRFPFRNQVSSWAKKTSIYGIRWAVKVFRGITHYRKLSYKAIDIWRKFYELFTPLDMYIDFYLFQMPPNFVASDENIEKLKQFAKIVALGERLAIEFRHNSWFNVIDQLKKFNATIVSIDSPIGRWIVSSNNIVYMRLHGSYTWYAYEYSYEELEDIARRIVELNPKKIYVFFNNDHWMLENARTMMSILTRINKI; encoded by the coding sequence ATGGAGATATTTATAGGTACTTCTGGATGGCTATATGATTGGAATATCGATGGAACTCTCAATTGGTATTTACAGAACTCTAGACTTAATGCTATTGAACTTAATGCCTCTTTTTATCGATTCCCTTTCCGTAATCAAGTATCGAGTTGGGCTAAGAAAACATCGATCTACGGTATCAGATGGGCTGTTAAGGTGTTTAGAGGTATAACTCATTACAGAAAACTTAGCTATAAAGCTATAGACATATGGAGGAAATTCTATGAGTTATTCACCCCTCTTGATATGTATATAGACTTCTATTTATTTCAAATGCCCCCTAATTTTGTTGCATCTGATGAAAATATTGAGAAACTAAAGCAGTTTGCAAAAATTGTTGCACTTGGTGAAAGACTCGCTATTGAGTTTAGGCATAACAGTTGGTTCAACGTTATTGACCAGCTCAAGAAATTTAATGCAACAATAGTTTCAATAGATTCGCCTATTGGTAGATGGATTGTATCTTCCAACAATATAGTCTATATGAGACTGCATGGAAGTTACACATGGTATGCTTATGAATACAGCTATGAAGAACTCGAAGATATAGCTAGAAGAATTGTAGAATTGAACCCTAAGAAAATATACGTGTTTTTCAATAATGATCACTGGATGCTGGAAAATGCTAGAACCATGATGTCTATATTGACTCGTATTAATAAGATTTGA
- a CDS encoding DUF58 domain-containing protein, whose translation MLKHRIDRIVIGKGFYILVVSTLLTYMVVDGVGLGYPIGNTLLLYLLITDTFFVITSIALLQNLNRIDIEVEQKDVLTSVEGMELGMKIIFSHSRIFRFIVINNIEIKSDRGLWISRWRINDEGYIDLYVTGYPGMHKVYGYRIEVSTPLSIHRAELNIDFDIAKEIRFAPTKHVPRFNIELVLPYLQIFEGRSSKRKGVGAEVMSIREFTSGDDHRRIHWKATARVGKLMVKEYEHKVYRNALVIVSIHKDFFVGEPAPLLYLVKLVIDVVESLLSKGMNIVLGVITERNIKMSTVIDRSRLYEVYRILSEIEWLIDIDRYSSSNRLLRWFTQTVARDVCREPCIVFLVVDPLDSMDIDSIANIYRTLNQQKHKVKVLLTTPLAIRFMYTARVEIADVDMLQKEATRLKNIIHTLKVGDVYLPTAYLKF comes from the coding sequence ATGCTGAAGCATAGGATAGATAGAATAGTCATTGGCAAAGGCTTTTATATACTGGTAGTATCTACTCTACTTACATATATGGTTGTTGATGGAGTAGGTTTAGGATATCCTATTGGGAACACTCTTTTGCTTTACCTACTAATTACAGACACATTCTTTGTAATAACATCTATAGCGTTACTGCAAAATCTAAATAGAATTGATATAGAGGTAGAGCAAAAAGATGTATTGACATCTGTTGAGGGTATGGAATTAGGTATGAAGATTATTTTTAGTCATAGTAGAATATTCAGATTTATTGTTATCAACAACATTGAAATAAAGAGCGATAGAGGTTTATGGATTAGTAGATGGAGAATCAATGATGAAGGATACATAGATCTATATGTAACTGGTTATCCAGGTATGCACAAAGTTTATGGCTATAGAATAGAGGTTTCAACACCATTATCTATACATAGAGCGGAACTCAATATAGACTTCGATATAGCTAAAGAAATACGTTTTGCTCCTACAAAACATGTACCTAGATTCAATATCGAGCTAGTTTTACCGTATCTACAGATATTTGAAGGCAGATCTTCGAAAAGAAAAGGGGTAGGAGCTGAGGTGATGAGTATAAGAGAGTTTACGTCTGGTGATGATCATAGAAGAATTCATTGGAAGGCTACAGCTAGAGTAGGTAAACTCATGGTTAAAGAATATGAACATAAGGTATATAGAAACGCACTAGTAATAGTGTCTATACATAAAGACTTCTTTGTCGGTGAACCAGCTCCACTTCTATATCTGGTAAAGCTTGTGATAGATGTTGTTGAAAGTCTTTTGTCCAAGGGAATGAACATAGTATTGGGTGTCATAACGGAGAGAAACATCAAGATGTCTACAGTTATTGATAGATCTAGACTTTATGAAGTCTACAGAATTCTGTCGGAAATAGAGTGGCTTATAGATATTGATAGGTATAGTAGTAGTAATAGGTTACTTAGATGGTTTACACAAACAGTTGCAAGAGATGTCTGTAGAGAACCCTGTATAGTGTTTTTAGTGGTAGATCCTCTAGATAGTATGGATATAGACAGTATTGCGAATATATATAGAACGCTTAATCAACAAAAACATAAAGTTAAAGTACTTCTCACAACACCACTAGCTATAAGGTTTATGTATACAGCTAGAGTTGAAATTGCTGATGTAGATATGCTCCAGAAGGAAGCCACAAGGTTGAAGAATATCATCCATACTCTTAAGGTAGGTGATGTGTATCTTCCAACAGCATATCTAAAGTTCTAG
- a CDS encoding MoxR family ATPase — MTIFSKIIKNVVEESAKVLVAREKHVTMIVFSVIAEGHVLIEGVPGIAKTLTAKVVAKLLNLKFSRVQCTIDTLPSDIIGSKVYNQKIGDFETKIGPIFTNILLVDEINRASPRTQSALLEAMQERQVTIDGETIALPRPFVVLATQNPIEHEGTFPLPEAQLDRFYIKLTMGLLDRVALMNLLKRDLKIIEKEYWYLKPVADVNDIINASKEIEKVYVDSSIFEYIANIFEYSHRHEAVQLGITPRGALMLLQLAKEFALADERDYVIPDDVKNAAVPALAHRFLIKPEFLAEGYTGERIVQEILANVEVPRP, encoded by the coding sequence ATGACGATATTTAGTAAGATTATCAAAAATGTTGTTGAAGAATCTGCTAAAGTACTTGTTGCAAGAGAAAAACATGTGACAATGATTGTTTTCTCGGTTATAGCTGAAGGTCATGTACTTATAGAGGGTGTACCCGGGATAGCTAAAACACTAACAGCTAAGGTTGTAGCAAAACTACTTAATCTGAAGTTCTCAAGAGTTCAATGCACTATAGATACCCTTCCATCTGATATAATCGGTAGCAAAGTATATAATCAGAAGATAGGTGATTTCGAGACAAAAATCGGGCCTATATTTACTAACATTCTTCTTGTTGATGAGATAAATAGAGCTTCTCCAAGGACTCAGAGTGCTTTACTTGAAGCTATGCAGGAAAGACAGGTTACAATAGATGGTGAAACTATAGCTCTACCTAGACCCTTTGTTGTATTAGCTACACAGAACCCTATAGAACATGAAGGTACATTTCCATTGCCAGAAGCTCAACTAGATCGATTCTATATAAAACTGACTATGGGTCTGCTTGATAGAGTTGCCTTGATGAACCTACTTAAAAGAGATTTGAAAATCATTGAGAAAGAGTATTGGTATCTAAAACCTGTAGCAGATGTTAACGATATAATTAATGCATCTAAAGAGATAGAGAAAGTCTATGTAGATAGCTCTATATTCGAGTATATCGCGAATATATTCGAGTATAGTCATAGACATGAAGCAGTTCAATTAGGAATAACACCTAGAGGAGCTCTAATGCTTCTTCAGCTAGCTAAAGAGTTTGCTTTAGCTGATGAACGAGATTATGTAATACCAGACGATGTAAAGAATGCTGCTGTACCTGCACTTGCGCATAGATTTCTAATAAAACCAGAATTTTTAGCAGAAGGATATACTGGTGAAAGGATTGTTCAAGAGATTCTAGCAAATGTTGAAGTTCCCCGACCTTAA
- a CDS encoding ABC transporter permease yields MSLDLSPFIAMVYRHVKRWWSARSRVISVFLNPLLWMIFMGLGMSTVFTFTPKDVAPPGIDALPNVGNIMDTIAKYVQQMVNSRFGGLDYATFMVSGMATMSVFMGSFIAGISVIWDKQFGFLKESLVAPAPRGVVILGRIVGDSIINTFNGFVVMCIGFTISRSLNPLGVLVSLPYLFITSIAFTSLGIVIALKLASIEGFQMIINIFNMPVMFLSGVFYPITTMPEWMKHVAIFNPLSYTVHGVRYWLTGADVGIPPMNPLLDLAVLTFTSIVFAYSASKIFEKTTLED; encoded by the coding sequence ATGAGCTTAGACTTATCTCCCTTTATAGCAATGGTATATAGACATGTAAAGAGATGGTGGAGTGCAAGATCTAGAGTGATTTCTGTCTTTCTGAATCCTCTTCTATGGATGATATTCATGGGTCTTGGAATGAGTACAGTATTCACGTTTACACCAAAAGATGTAGCTCCTCCAGGTATTGACGCTTTACCCAATGTAGGTAACATTATGGATACTATAGCTAAATACGTTCAGCAGATGGTCAATAGTAGGTTTGGAGGACTTGATTATGCAACATTCATGGTTAGCGGTATGGCCACTATGTCTGTGTTTATGGGTAGCTTTATAGCTGGGATAAGCGTTATATGGGATAAACAATTTGGGTTTCTTAAAGAATCGCTTGTAGCTCCAGCACCTAGAGGTGTAGTAATTCTGGGAAGAATAGTTGGAGATTCTATCATAAACACCTTTAACGGTTTTGTAGTAATGTGTATAGGATTCACAATATCACGTTCGTTAAATCCCCTAGGAGTACTTGTATCTCTTCCCTATCTATTCATAACCTCAATAGCATTTACGTCTCTCGGAATAGTAATAGCATTGAAATTGGCAAGTATAGAAGGATTTCAGATGATCATCAACATATTCAATATGCCTGTAATGTTCTTAAGTGGCGTATTCTATCCTATAACAACTATGCCGGAATGGATGAAACATGTAGCAATATTTAATCCCCTCAGCTATACTGTACACGGTGTAAGATACTGGCTTACAGGTGCAGATGTGGGTATTCCTCCAATGAATCCTTTACTAGATCTAGCAGTACTTACCTTCACCTCTATAGTATTTGCTTATAGTGCTTCAAAGATATTTGAAAAAACAACTCTAGAGGATTAA